In Dehalococcoidales bacterium, the following are encoded in one genomic region:
- a CDS encoding cofactor-independent phosphoglycerate mutase, which produces MPTLKYCVLIIDGAAGLPLPERGGKTCFELAQTPSLDVMAREGIVGRARTVPAGMEPSSDAACMSVLGYDPRVYYQGRAAIEATSMGIPVTEGEVVFRCNLVAVGDGKMRDYSAGHISTEEAQSLISALNESLGDDRVRFYPGVSYRHICKLRGYEPALRAQCTPPHDIPGKPVAEFLPRGEGSEILLELMERSREVLRTHPVNIRRQERGEVPATMVWLFWGSGRPPGMPSFRQVYGLEATLTSAVDVLRGLALMMGIGVLEIPGVKDGLDNDFDAQAEGALAALGKYDLAVIHVEAADEAGHAGSIDDKIEAIQRVDKGIARRLRSWRRDALRVLVMPDHPTPVRTQTHSPEPVPFLLWGPGFAPNGALRFTETEAAGRDLFIDPGCSIMGRLVRKGQE; this is translated from the coding sequence TTGCCGACTTTGAAGTATTGCGTTCTGATAATTGACGGCGCCGCCGGTCTGCCACTCCCTGAGAGGGGCGGCAAGACCTGCTTTGAACTGGCGCAGACCCCCAGCCTCGATGTTATGGCGCGGGAAGGTATAGTGGGACGGGCGCGTACCGTACCCGCCGGGATGGAGCCTTCCAGCGATGCCGCCTGTATGTCCGTGCTTGGTTATGACCCGCGTGTCTATTACCAGGGCCGGGCGGCTATCGAAGCTACCAGTATGGGGATTCCGGTCACTGAGGGTGAGGTCGTTTTCCGCTGTAATCTGGTGGCGGTCGGCGATGGTAAGATGCGGGACTACAGCGCCGGACACATCAGCACTGAAGAGGCGCAGTCGCTCATCTCGGCATTGAATGAAAGCCTGGGCGATGACCGGGTCCGCTTTTATCCCGGCGTCAGCTACCGCCACATTTGTAAGCTCAGGGGGTATGAACCGGCGCTGCGGGCTCAGTGTACCCCCCCGCATGACATTCCGGGTAAGCCGGTGGCTGAGTTTCTGCCCCGGGGGGAGGGGAGCGAGATATTACTGGAGCTGATGGAGCGTTCCAGGGAAGTGCTCCGGACTCACCCGGTGAATATCAGGCGGCAGGAGCGCGGAGAGGTTCCGGCCACTATGGTCTGGCTTTTCTGGGGAAGCGGGCGCCCGCCGGGGATGCCGTCTTTCCGGCAGGTCTACGGTCTGGAGGCGACATTGACTTCAGCGGTTGATGTGCTGCGGGGGCTGGCATTGATGATGGGGATCGGGGTCCTGGAGATACCCGGCGTGAAAGACGGGCTGGATAATGATTTCGATGCCCAGGCGGAAGGGGCGCTGGCGGCGCTCGGTAAGTATGACCTGGCGGTTATTCACGTTGAGGCGGCGGATGAAGCGGGGCATGCCGGCTCGATTGATGATAAGATAGAAGCGATACAGAGAGTGGATAAGGGAATTGCCCGCCGGCTCCGTTCCTGGCGCAGGGACGCCCTGCGGGTGCTGGTGATGCCTGACCACCCGACTCCGGTCAGGACGCAGACGCACAGCCCGGAGCCGGTCCCCTTTTTGCTCTGGGGTCCCGGCTTCGCTCCCAACGGTGCGCTGAGGTTCACCGAAACCGAGGCTGCCGGAAGAGACTTGTTTATTGACCCGGGGTGTAGTATTATGGGCAGATTGGTCAGAAAAGGACAGGAATAA
- a CDS encoding tetratricopeptide repeat protein: MSYQEQEGIRLRRQSSKQAIALAMEGRWEEAVAANQGLLELFPDDVEAYNRLGRAYMELGDYSGAKKAYQKAIELDPYNSIASKNFNRLSHLDEATDTSVGDYQKVEPNQFIEEVGRAGVVDLYNLAPPGVLAKMVAGSRVELKVSGSNLLAENSRGEYLGQVDPRYGQRLVKLIEGGNRYSAAIISSTEDAVKVIIREVFKSPEQMGRLSFPPPKSTEGLRPYVADRIGDRIIRREIEYEQELPGEPSYTIIGGEETEVLSGDVTDGDDDVESEE, encoded by the coding sequence ATGTCATATCAGGAGCAAGAAGGGATAAGGCTGAGACGCCAGTCCAGTAAACAGGCGATAGCCCTGGCGATGGAGGGTCGCTGGGAGGAGGCGGTAGCGGCTAATCAGGGCCTGCTGGAACTTTTTCCTGACGATGTTGAGGCCTATAACCGTTTGGGCAGGGCCTATATGGAGCTGGGGGACTATTCCGGGGCGAAGAAAGCTTACCAGAAAGCGATAGAGCTTGATCCCTACAATTCTATCGCCAGCAAAAATTTCAACCGTTTGTCCCATCTGGACGAGGCGACGGATACTTCGGTGGGTGATTACCAGAAGGTTGAGCCCAATCAATTCATCGAAGAGGTGGGCCGGGCGGGAGTGGTTGATTTATATAACCTGGCGCCACCGGGGGTACTGGCTAAAATGGTGGCTGGTAGCCGGGTAGAGCTGAAGGTATCCGGGTCTAATTTACTGGCGGAGAACAGCCGGGGCGAGTACCTGGGACAGGTTGACCCCAGGTACGGACAACGTCTGGTCAAGTTGATAGAGGGCGGGAACAGGTATTCGGCGGCTATTATCAGCTCCACGGAAGACGCGGTGAAGGTCATTATCAGGGAGGTGTTCAAGAGTCCCGAGCAGATGGGGCGTCTCTCGTTTCCACCGCCGAAAAGTACCGAGGGCCTGCGGCCCTATGTTGCCGACAGGATAGGGGACAGGATTATCCGGCGCGAGATTGAGTACGAGCAGGAATTACCCGGAGAGCCAAGCTATACCATCATCGGCGGCGAGGAGACGGAAGTATTATCAGGGGACGTTACGGATGGTGATGATGATGTGGAAAGCGAAGAATAG
- the gyrA gene encoding DNA gyrase subunit A → MVLGKTRPINIEDEMRSSYLDYAMSVIVSRALPDVRDGLKPVHRRILFAMDGMGIRYNTPFKKSARIVGEVLGKYHPHGDTSVYDAMVRMAQDFSMRYMLVEGQGNFGSIDNDPPAAMRYTEARLAEVAGQMLVDIDKETVDFTPNFDDSLTEPLVLPTRLPNLLVNGSSGIAVGMTTNIPPHNLGEVCEAICYLIENPGATVDELTQFVKGPDFPTAGIILGRDGIRSAYTTGRGRIIVRSKALITDSSDTGHRQIVVTELPYQTNKAALVGKIAEQVSNKKITGISELRDESDRQGMRVVIELKREAQPQQVLNSLYKHTAMQTAFFVNMVALVDGQPRLISLKEALQCYIDFRREVITRRSRFELKGAKARAHILEGLKIALDQIDKVIATIRQSETAEKARQNLMTDFGLSQIQAQAILDMQLRRLANLERQKVFDEYAEVLKTIAYLEELLANPRRVLALVKSEVEELKSKYSDPRRTEISDQGEVEFHEEDLVPHQDVVVTLSDRGFVKRVPSQLYTLQHRGGKGIIGMVTRENDAVRLLVVADTHANLLFFTNRGKVYRLKCYEIPAGSSRTAKGIAVVNLFPIVEHEKVTDVVSVTDFKPDTYLLMATRSGEVKKTALDRFSVVRSSGLIAMDVEEGDELVAARLATDRDNVIIVTEKGQSIKFAVSSLRASLRTSGGVAGIRLAPGDRLVSMDIADPDAFLLTVTGGGFGKITPISNYPKQKRAGSGVKTFKLTSETEGVAAARVVTPSQEVMIVSADGIVIRTPVRETDPKKGITIQGRSTQGVRLMRLDDGDKVVALTSFTHSQPSQPGLL, encoded by the coding sequence ATGGTTCTAGGTAAGACCCGGCCGATAAACATCGAAGATGAAATGCGTAGCTCTTATCTTGACTACGCGATGAGCGTCATCGTTTCCCGCGCTCTGCCCGATGTGAGGGATGGACTGAAGCCGGTCCATCGGCGCATTCTCTTCGCTATGGATGGTATGGGGATCCGTTACAATACTCCCTTTAAGAAGAGCGCCCGTATTGTGGGCGAGGTGCTGGGTAAATATCATCCCCACGGCGATACCTCCGTTTATGATGCGATGGTGCGCATGGCGCAGGATTTCTCGATGCGCTATATGCTGGTCGAGGGGCAGGGTAATTTCGGCAGTATTGATAACGACCCGCCGGCCGCCATGCGTTATACTGAAGCCCGCCTGGCTGAGGTTGCCGGGCAGATGCTGGTTGACATTGATAAGGAAACGGTCGACTTCACGCCCAATTTTGATGATAGTCTTACCGAGCCTCTGGTGCTGCCTACACGGTTACCTAATTTGCTGGTTAACGGCAGTTCGGGAATTGCGGTAGGAATGACAACCAATATTCCTCCCCATAATCTGGGAGAGGTATGTGAGGCTATCTGTTATCTTATTGAGAATCCGGGCGCGACCGTTGATGAGCTTACCCAGTTCGTCAAGGGACCTGATTTTCCGACCGCCGGTATCATCCTGGGCAGGGACGGAATCAGAAGCGCTTATACTACCGGCCGTGGCCGGATAATAGTCCGGTCAAAGGCGCTCATCACCGATAGTTCTGATACCGGGCACCGCCAGATTGTCGTGACCGAGCTTCCCTACCAGACCAATAAGGCTGCCCTGGTGGGGAAGATAGCCGAGCAGGTTTCCAACAAGAAAATAACCGGTATCAGTGAGCTCCGGGATGAATCTGACCGTCAGGGGATGCGTGTCGTCATCGAGTTAAAGAGAGAAGCTCAACCGCAGCAGGTGCTTAATAGCCTCTACAAGCATACCGCCATGCAGACGGCCTTTTTCGTCAATATGGTAGCCCTGGTTGACGGGCAACCCCGGCTTATCAGTCTCAAAGAGGCGTTGCAGTGCTATATTGATTTCCGCCGCGAGGTTATCACCCGGCGTTCCCGGTTTGAGTTGAAAGGGGCTAAAGCCCGTGCTCATATCCTGGAGGGGCTGAAAATCGCTCTGGACCAGATAGACAAGGTGATCGCTACCATCAGGCAGTCCGAGACGGCCGAGAAGGCGAGACAGAACCTGATGACCGACTTTGGTTTGTCTCAGATCCAGGCACAGGCTATCCTGGACATGCAATTACGCCGGCTGGCTAATCTGGAGCGACAGAAGGTGTTTGATGAGTATGCCGAGGTCTTGAAGACAATCGCTTATCTGGAAGAGTTGCTGGCGAATCCGAGAAGGGTGCTGGCTCTGGTCAAGAGTGAGGTCGAGGAGTTAAAGTCGAAGTATAGTGACCCACGGCGGACGGAAATCAGTGATCAGGGGGAGGTGGAGTTCCACGAAGAAGACCTCGTCCCTCACCAGGATGTGGTGGTCACGCTCAGTGACCGGGGGTTTGTGAAGAGAGTGCCTTCTCAACTCTACACGCTGCAACACCGCGGGGGAAAGGGTATCATCGGCATGGTAACCAGGGAGAATGATGCCGTCAGACTGCTGGTGGTGGCGGATACCCATGCCAACCTCCTCTTTTTTACTAACCGGGGCAAGGTCTATCGCCTTAAGTGCTATGAAATCCCGGCCGGCAGTTCACGGACAGCCAAGGGAATCGCGGTGGTCAATCTCTTCCCTATCGTCGAGCATGAAAAAGTTACCGATGTCGTCTCAGTAACTGACTTTAAGCCGGATACCTACCTGTTGATGGCGACCCGCAGTGGCGAGGTAAAGAAGACGGCCCTGGACCGGTTCTCGGTGGTGCGCAGCAGCGGGCTCATTGCCATGGATGTGGAGGAGGGGGATGAGCTGGTGGCGGCGCGTCTGGCTACTGACCGGGACAATGTGATTATAGTCACGGAGAAGGGACAGTCAATCAAGTTCGCCGTATCCAGTTTAAGAGCCAGCCTGAGGACCAGTGGCGGAGTGGCCGGTATCCGGCTGGCGCCGGGTGACCGGCTGGTCAGTATGGATATCGCCGATCCTGATGCTTTTCTTTTGACGGTTACCGGCGGCGGTTTTGGTAAGATTACCCCTATCAGTAATTATCCGAAACAGAAGCGAGCCGGCAGCGGAGTGAAGACATTTAAGCTTACCTCGGAGACGGAGGGGGTGGCCGCTGCCAGGGTAGTCACTCCATCCCAGGAAGTAATGATAGTCTCCGCCGATGGAATTGTCATCCGCACGCCGGTGCGGGAGACAGACCCCAAGAAAGGCATCACTATTCAGGGGAGGAGCACCCAGGGGGTAAGGTTGATGAGGCTCGATGATGGTGATAAGGTGGTGGCGCTCACCAGCTTTACCCACTCTCAACCCTCTCAACCCGGTTTGCTGTAG
- a CDS encoding aspartate kinase, whose product MALIVQKYGGSSVADAGKIKNVARRIAATREKGNQVVVVVSAMGDTTDDLISLAYQITEQPSERELDVLLSTGEVVSSTLLAMSLRDMGYEAISLTGAQAGIQTDATYSRARILKVEAKRVTKELEKGNIVIVAGFQGITEEMDVTTLGRGGSDTTAVALAASLGAEVCQIYTDVEGVYTADPRLVPTAQKLPEIGYEEMLELASEGTKVMHPRAVELGELFNIPIMVASSFTEEPGTLIHGGASMEVRNKVRSIAHDLDVAKITVVGVPDRPGIAAALFEPLAEANISIDTIVQNASINKITDLTFTVAKSQLSQAMKVVEPIARSIGATECVSDIHLGKVSIVGTGMQNTPGYAASMFRVFSEHGINIQLISTSEIRITCIIDEARIKDAVNALHRVFKLDV is encoded by the coding sequence ATGGCTTTGATTGTTCAGAAATACGGTGGTTCGTCAGTGGCGGATGCCGGGAAGATCAAGAACGTGGCCCGGCGTATTGCCGCTACCAGGGAAAAGGGTAATCAGGTCGTGGTGGTCGTCTCGGCGATGGGAGATACCACCGACGATCTAATCAGTCTGGCTTACCAGATTACCGAACAGCCCAGCGAGAGGGAGCTGGATGTTCTTCTGTCCACCGGAGAAGTCGTTTCCAGCACATTGCTGGCGATGAGCCTGAGGGATATGGGCTACGAGGCGATCAGCCTTACCGGCGCTCAGGCGGGGATACAGACTGATGCTACCTACAGCCGGGCCCGCATCCTGAAGGTTGAGGCGAAACGGGTAACCAAGGAGCTTGAGAAAGGGAATATTGTTATCGTGGCCGGGTTTCAGGGGATCACTGAAGAAATGGATGTAACCACGCTGGGCAGGGGGGGGTCTGATACTACGGCGGTGGCCCTGGCGGCCAGTCTGGGGGCGGAGGTCTGCCAGATATATACCGATGTGGAAGGGGTCTATACCGCTGACCCCCGGCTTGTACCCACGGCGCAAAAGCTGCCTGAGATTGGCTATGAGGAGATGCTGGAACTGGCCAGCGAAGGGACCAAGGTAATGCACCCCCGGGCAGTTGAGCTGGGGGAACTGTTTAACATCCCCATTATGGTGGCTTCAAGTTTTACGGAAGAGCCGGGGACACTGATTCATGGAGGAGCATCAATGGAAGTACGCAACAAGGTGAGAAGTATTGCTCATGACCTGGATGTGGCCAAGATAACGGTGGTTGGTGTTCCTGACCGTCCGGGTATTGCCGCGGCTCTATTCGAGCCGCTGGCCGAAGCCAATATCAGCATCGATACTATCGTGCAAAATGCTAGTATCAACAAAATCACGGATTTGACCTTCACGGTGGCCAAGAGCCAGCTCAGCCAGGCGATGAAGGTGGTGGAACCTATCGCCAGGTCAATCGGGGCGACCGAGTGTGTCAGTGATATTCACCTGGGTAAGGTCAGTATCGTCGGTACCGGAATGCAGAATACGCCGGGATATGCCGCCAGCATGTTCAGGGTGTTCAGTGAACACGGGATAAATATTCAGCTCATTTCTACGTCCGAGATCAGGATAACCTGTATTATTGATGAAGCCAGGATTAAAGATGCGGTCAACGCCTTGCACCGGGTATTTAAGCTGGATGTATAG